CCCAAGGTATGTTGAAATAACTTGTATGCTTTTAATCAAAGCTACTTGTTTCTGCCCTGTTCTTTCTGTGGTGGGATCACTGTTCATGTTCTACTTCTAGCTGATATTTTGTTTTGATTAGTTTTTACTTAATGGGAAGTTAACTTGGTTGATCTCTGGGTGAAAATGTAACTTCTGATGGAGAAGATGTTAAGTGTAAACAGTCTGCCTTGTGTTGGATTCTGTCCCTGTGTAGTAGATGTTTGGCTTGCGACCATACCTTCTCCTGCCAAACAAGTGTTAAGTGGAGACTGGCGGATGTTGTTATTGACATCTAGTTAAGGGGTTGTCTGCAACTGGGATATAGGAAGGAATCTGATTttaaccacttttttttttctttgtattttatcTATAGAGGGCACAGGCTGCTCTGCTGGCTGTGAATTCTGTGCAGTCTACAGGTCTTGCACTCCCAGCTGCAGCTACAGCAGTGGATGCTGGCATGGCTGTATCGGGGCAGAGTCCAGTCCTCAGGATAATTGTGGAAAATCTTTTCTATCCAGTTACTCTTGATGTCTTACATCAGGTATTTTGTCTTTTAGTGTATCTTTGCAAGCTGGTAATTCAGTGTTACAATTTTATTTGGATCTTTTTGTGTATGGCTGGCTAAGAGTTCCACCTTTTTTCTCTTACAGATATTTTCTAAATTTGGGACTGTGCTTAAAATAATAACCTTTACAAAGAACAATCAGTTTCAGGCACTTCTGCAGTATTCTGATCCTGTGAGCGCACAGCATGCCAAATTGGTAAAGAACGTTTCATTCCTAAATAAGATTTACCACCATCAGACTTTTGTCTGGTTTATcttcatattgttttttttttttttttactctctacTAGTCACTTGATGGGCAGAATATCTATAACGCTTGCTGTACGCTTAGGATTGACTTCTCAAAACTCACAAGCCTAAATGTGAAATACAATAATGACAAAAGTAGAGATTACACTCGTCCTGATTTGCCTTCTGGTGATGGACAGCCTTCTTTGGATCAAACTATTGCTGCCTTTGGTGAGTTTAATTGATACTTAGTGCTTGACAATGGGCTGAGCTGCCTAGCCAGTTCCATTGCAGCAGCAATTACTATTTTGATGCAATAGCCGTGGTGATGTTACGGTCTACTTCATATAAGGGTTTAAACAGCATTCTACCTTTTGTCCTTCAAaattcaacaataaatgtgaggATTACACTTTGATCCCTTATGTAAAgtctgctgtgtttttttttttgtttttttttttttactgcactaTTCTGTGGGGCTGACCCATTTTCTTGTAATCttcaatgcatgtgtttttttgttttttttagccaAGTCTTGAATTTAGTACATTAGCAAAGCTCTTAAAAATATGCTTAGAATTGATTAAGATTAAAATGTTTCCCCTTGCAGGAGCTCCTGGGCTGATTTCTGCCAACCCATATGCTAGTGCAGGCTTTCCTCCAGCCTTTGCTATTCCACAAGGTAAGTCGTGTTTAACCTGTTACAGTAATATTCAGATTGGGGCTGGGCAATTCTGACAGAAAGCACATTTAGGGGGGATGATTTTTCAATCTGTATTGGGTCACATTACATCTCTGGTATCACAAGTCGGTGTAGCAAAAATATACAAATGCATCAACATTTTGGCAGTTTTCTGGCTTAACAAGACCAACAAATGATGTTGCTAGTACAACTAGatactttatatatatgtgtCCTCAGACACAATGATGaaactggtgcagtataagactgtataGTCTATTCTTGGCGGTGAACACCATAACAGAACATGGCACCCAAATTTAGTGAAGtgacaaaatggtgaaaaacttaaattgaataaaaagtgaccaagtTTATAAAGTCCCTAAAGTGGTAGCAATGAATCCTAGCAATGAAGCTTacggcatttggatttttttttcctgctcccTCATTACATGCAACAGGCCATTAGTAAGTACGATTggtaatgcagaaaacaagtcctaaaATGACAATGCAAAACCAAAGGGAATGAGGAAGTGAATAAAAGGGAAGCACTTTACTTTACATACTTGCATGTAGGGAAGAAACCCTTTCATCATATGTAGTAATGgttgatgtttttttcttttccctttcAGGTGTCCATGGTACACTCACACCCCTTGCACTCCCAACAGCAGCTGCAGCAGCTGCCGCTAGCAGGCTTGGCATTCATGGCCTAGGGATCCCTGGAAACGCTGTTCTGCTGGTCAGCAACCTTAGCCCAGAGGTTAGTTGTTCTTTGTTTTGGAAAGATTTACAATATCCCACTCATGCATATCTAGTTTTAAGCATGTCATGGCTGCTACAGATTCCTAATAACCTCATTGACTGTTGGGCAGTAGCTGTGTAAAAGGTGCACATGTGCTTGTTGGACAAGAAGTCTTAACCTACATCTTTGTTCTTATGGGTTTGATCTTCAACTATTTTCAGTCCATGGCAGTGGGTTTTCTGAGTAgggctttttctttttgtttagttGTTTTGAGGCCATTTACACACTGTGGCTTACATGCGGATTTTACGCACAGATTATGGTGCAGAAAATCTACAGTTAAAATGCATTGGCAATCAAATGAATAATTTGAGGGAAGGTagtgtagatattttttttttttttttttttttttttttttccctgtaagGAAAATAAAATTTTACTTGCGCATACTTTTTTGCATGTTGTGTGGGAGAtttgaagtctatgggagtgaAAATCGGCATCAAATGCTCACCAAGATTAAGGTTTTTGCTTGAAATGACATCAGGTGAAGCAAAACGTGGAAAATACATTCAAACAAAAAATTTGCATGAAATCTTCATGAAAATGTTTTCATTCAGATTTTCTGTATGACAATCCACAACGTGGGCAGATGGCCTAAATGTATCGTGAGAAATTTGTCTTGTATCAAGAGGCAACTATAACTTGCCATGTGACTAATAAAATGTTATGTATTTCTGTTAACAAATTGGCAATGGGACAGTTTTCTAGTGGGTACTCTGACTTCATTCCACAAACTCTAAAATGGGCACTAATGGTTATAGAAGCTCATGCATATCTTGCTGGTGTATGTGTCCTATATTTACTTGTTATGCAAGTTATCAAcctaaatataaaaatgtgtttttaattcTTTCAAAATGATTATATGGCAGTGGGTAACCTAAAACTGAGTCACCCCTCCAACTCTACTAACACTCTTCTTACTATAATCACTTTATGGATTCTTAAGGGGGTTATTTCACAAAATAATATCACTTGCCCTGTATGTAGGCAATTTTAATTGGAAGTTGAATCTTGGTGGCACTGGTGGACCATATATATACTGAAGTTAATGGATATCTTATCAGTTCTGATTGGTGGTGCACCACCACTTAATGCAAACAGGACTTGCGTACTACCTGAGCAGGGCCCTAACAGTCCCTCCCATTCTGGTTAGTTCTTATCAATAATCCTGTAAATGTTACTAGTTGTTTTTGTGGGATAACCCCTTTTTTATATAGTTGGAGACAATATTCTAGAACTCAGGTTTCGTGTATTGCTGGCTAACAAAAAAATGACAATGAACACTTCATGTTGCAGAGCCACATGGTAGTGAAGGCCTATGTCCTCTCTTGGCCCCAGCTCATTACTTTAGCAACCTAATTTTGTGATAATTACAGGTGGAATGTTACACGATGTGTGGATATTGTCTCAGACTTTAGATTTTTTCTTTTCAATATATCACTTTTCTCAGAATTAAACCTTTAGTAGCTGTTTAAACATTTTAATCTAGAAGTCTTTTAAATCTTGTGTACTTGTTTCTTTGTATATTTACTGACCtgatttttttgctacttttttcttttcctccCATCCCCCTCCTTGTTTTGTTTTACCTTGATCCGGAATTTCTTTGCCAACTGACTGCACGGCATCTTCTGCTTCCTGTTGTGCttgaaacaaaaacaaacataaactctcccttacaaaaaataaaaaaaaacccaaacacccTGCTGTCCGGATCCAACCTATCCTTCAAATATTAACCACCTTGAATATCATCCGTCAACTGCTCCTACCACTCCTCCGGTGACACCTTCCTCGTGGACCATTTCTGCAAGCTGTGCTCTTCCCTCGGCTCCTTTTCTCTACCCCTGTCCCTCCGCTGCCTTGCTCTGCTGTTCTCTAAAGAGAGTTACACCCCAATGCCTATTTATTCTTTTCGGTATGTTTCGCACTTTATTACtattcatttttttccatttgtttgGGTGGGTCCTGCATGCATTTTTATTCTGGTTTTGCTGGGTGGGTATTTTGCATTAAAGGTGCAGTTTTACAAATTTCCCTGtaactttaaaacttttttttgtgtgcaatggcATGTCTAAGATCAGTTGTAGAACTGTACCTTTGAGTGGCATGCAGAGTTGGTTTAGATCCCAAAAATGGGAGTAGTTGGAAGGTGGGCACTTGATCAGTCGCTGGTCCTTTACTAAGCTGACTAAGCTCCAATCTCTTCTGAAATCCTGAGTGCTTAATGATTTGATCAGCAGTTTTTTGAAACTAATTCAGCATGGCCATTGCATAAGAAATTGATTGTTGGGATGGACTTGCACTTATAAAGGGAGTTGTATTCCAGTAATTTaataattcacttttttttttttttttcctttttaaggtGTATATGGGGACGTACACAGAGTGAAAATTCTTTTCAACAAGAAGGAGAATGCACTTGTGCAGATGGCTGATGGAAATCAAGCTCAGCTTGGTAAGCTGTGCGCACTTGTTTTCCAGTTTCGCAACTTCTCCTAAAGGGTCATTACctttttcaaataaaatatatttttttttattttcagcaaTGAGTCACTTAAATGGCCAGAGACTGCATGGAAAGCCTCTTCGAATTACATTATCAAAACATCAGACTGTACAGTTACCCAAAGAAGGACAAGAAGACCAAGGCTTGACAAAAGATTATACCAATTCTCCTCTACATAGATTTAAGAAGCCAGGATCTAAGAACTTTCAAAACATTTTCCCTCCTTCGGCTACACTCCACCTCTCAAACATACCGTAAGATTACAATAATTTTCTTTGTAGAGTTTCACTTGAGAAACAAGTTTGTTTGGTACTGTACATAAGAAAACACCTagagctctttttttttttttttttctttaggccATCTGTAAGTGAAGAGGATATTAAGCAGCTTTTCTCACAGGATGGATGCACAGTTAAAGGCTTTAAATTCTttcagtaagttttttttttttttttttttttttttttcaacattgcaTGATTTTTCAAAGAATGTGGTAAAATAAACActaattccccctcccccctctttttTAAGGAAAGACCGGAAAATGGCTCTTATTCAGATGAGCTCTGTTGAAGAAGCAATTGAATCCTTAATAGAACTTCACAACCATGACATGGGCGAGAATCACCACCTTCGTGTCTCATTTTCAAAGTCTACCATTTAACTTGTGGATGAAAGACTTTCAGCCCTTTTGAGGGTAACCTAATGTCTCAAAGGGCTCACTTCCATCATTCCAGATAAGCCACTTTACAGAATAGAAATGCAGCACTCAAGTGTCCTTGCATTccagtttttattattattttttaagcttttttttttttttcctaaagacTGCAATGATAGTGATGTTTGTAGGGTAAGGGCCATAGGCTGGCTTCCCTTAACCCTCTATGAACTCCATACTTAATGTTCACCTTGTGTGGCAGTTTCATGCTTGCGGACCAAATTGAGTTTTTGGAGGCCAGTCTGGAATCTAGTTGTCGCTAGATTTCTCACAAAATACACCAGGCTTGCACAGGTGTCTTGAGAGGACCATTTAATTGCATATCTGTCCAGCACATTTTCTACTTATCCATTTTGTACAGTGTGTTAATAGATGTTtttcatagtgtcacacacatgcTGGCTTTCCCTCAGTGCCTTATGTCAGATGAATGGCAtaaaatttattttacaggttGAGCAACATTCTAATCATTCCTGTACAAAGTCTGACCAAATACTTTACTTTGGAAAGAACTTTGCACCTCTGCACATTCACAAGATTTGTTGTGTCTTCGGTAACCCTGGCCATTGACTCAAAtgggtgaaaaatgtatttacccGTTGAATATTCTGAGGCtacatgccttttttttttttttttttctttttttttgttctcccATTCCCTTCAGTGGGTAAAATCTAATTATAAAAATGGGGGCCAGATGTCTGATCTGTGTGAGGGGAAAAAAGTCCATGCTCCATTTCTTAATGCATAGACTGCACACTGCTGAAGAATATGGTTTTGTGCATGTAGCCACTTTTAAGTGGGGTTGTCTCCCCCTGCAACTTTTTGCCTTTACCTTTAACCTAAACTGTAGGCATAAAGGTGGGATGGAAATGCCTTTTATCTTAAAGTGCTATTAATATTGGGTATAATTACCCTTAGATGGTACTATGCAGAGATAAAGAATGTTAATGTTAACATTAAGGAATTCTTccaaatttgggggggggggggttcataaAATGTTTGTACCATATTAAACTGAAGTGCCTTTATCACATTTGCAAGACTTGACAGGCGTCTCCAACTAAATAGTCCACTGTGAGTGCAGGGCAGATctggtcaaacactttcagacaaTCATCCATGGTAAAGCAATTTAACCCttcaaagtttattattattttttttttttttaaatcttatgtGCTGGATTTGGaaaccctttttttcttttcctatgGCTGGGGTGCAGTGCTACAAGTGGCTgcaagttttttggggtttttgcaCGTTTTGGCATTCACAATTGTGGCTAAACAGTGCCTTTTTTATGATTGCACCACTTATACCGACTTCCTGTTCCAGGGGGCATTTTGTGTAAACTTTGCCAAAACTCCATCATGAGAGGTCCTTGGCAGTTTCCTCCATCAATGCTCATTGTGCTCTCCTTTTTGGTAACATGACGGTTGGACAACATATGCTGTCGGAAATGGAGGCATGGTTTGTAGACGGATGGAGATTGAAAACTTTAAGTCCCCTACTTTTGAGACTTCAATAATTGCTATACTGTCTGGCGGTGCATACCTTGGTTGCAGTACTGTAATATCTCTTCAGGGATTGCAGCAAAGTGAGCATAATAAGTGATCTATAAGAGTGCACTTTGGGGTTTTTTCAAATAGCTCTCCCATTTGGAGGGCTACATGATGCCGTGTGTACATACCCTAAAGCTGTTAAGTGTGTTGGATATTGATTCAGATGAACCTCCTAATATACTGTGCATTATACCCTATATCAACTTGTAAATATTGAGCATTTTGTATACCTAAGTGCAAAGCTGTAAAAcattatattcattttttttattagtggTAAATGTATATTTTGATAACCTTTCAGAAAGATTTCAGTATTGCGGGTGCTCGAATGGCAACTTAAGAAATCAATTACCTCTAATCATAAGTTTGTATGAAACACAaattaaaactattttataagaaACCTTTATACTTTTCAGTAGGTGTTTACTCAACTGTAGCTGTTATCTGCCAGTATATGGGCTAATAAACTATATTCTTCTGCTATTTCCTATCTCTGTGAGTTATTTCTCATGGCTTGCTACTATATCTTGTCTCCTACTTTGATTTCTAACTTTACCTTTTAACTCTAGTTGCTGTCTGCAGTATAGCTGGTGTTTAACTTATTTAACAAACTTCAGATTTGAAACTCCCATCAGTACAGATTGTGCTGTATGTACACGACTTACACTGACACATGATCTTCCATTTATTAGTATGTTGTTTAGCATTTTTTTGTTTGCATTTGATACTTATTCAAAAGGATTTCCTGGGCTAAATAACTTAAACATAAATGTTTCCTCAATATTGACACTATGGAACAccacacccagcacccccacagttCAGATGTATATAGCCGCTTAATATACATGGAATGGAACAATAAAAAGATGGTTCTATGTACTAGTCAGGCCAGGTTCTCATCCTTAGTCTCTGTATTAGCTCCTGAAAACTGGGGGTGTTGTGCACCACAAATCTGATATTAACTCCTTGAGGACAAGggtttttaaggtggggagtgaaaaaaataaagtaaacctGAAAGGGGGCTAACTTCAGTGTACAGGGCTGAGTGGggtcttgttttctgcttaataaTTGTTATATAGCACAATCATATTATGTAGCACCTAACAAATCATAGGCCACATACattagtcatatggaacaataggaaagggccctgcttgcaaaaggggagggggtgacacaagaggtataagagctcgTATTAATGgtgcagccattctttataaggaacaaAAAAAATCGAAGCAAATTTTAAAACTGGTACAGTGCCAAGTGAATGGTATAAGGCGAATATGCTGCCAATATTTTAAAGACattagaactttgccaggcaattacaggcctgtaagcttaacttatTTGAAGGGTTGCTAAAGACTACGTACAGGAGTGACAGCCAGAATGGGTTTACCAAGGATAGatgttgtcagactaacctgatctgcttctatgaacaggtgagcagatgcctggatggaggagctgctgtggatattgtgttcttggactttgcaaaggcatttcacactgtccctcatagacctctgatgggtaaaataaaatCTTTGTTTGGCAAGAATCAATTTTAAATGgcttgaaaactggctgaaggatcgtatctagagttgtggtcaatgattcctactcagaatggtcaccaattataagtggtgtaccccaagGTTCTGTGCCCATTAGTAAATATGATAGAGGGAGGAATTAATAGCAATGTCTATTTTAGGAGATGTGTGtaatagtctatggaggatgtttgtaggctgcagggggacttggacaaactgtgTTTTGTCA
The DNA window shown above is from Engystomops pustulosus chromosome 1, aEngPut4.maternal, whole genome shotgun sequence and carries:
- the PTBP1 gene encoding polypyrimidine tract-binding protein 1 isoform X3 translates to MEGIVQDITVGTKRGSDELFSCVTNGPFIMSSSASAANGNDSKKFKGDNRSVGVGSKVIHIRKLPGDVTEAEVIALGLPFGKVTNLLMLKGKNQAFIEMNTEEAANTMVNYFATVTPVLRSQPIYIQFSNHKELKTDNSPNQARAQAALLAVNSVQSTGLALPAAATAVDAGMAVSGQSPVLRIIVENLFYPVTLDVLHQIFSKFGTVLKIITFTKNNQFQALLQYSDPVSAQHAKLSLDGQNIYNACCTLRIDFSKLTSLNVKYNNDKSRDYTRPDLPSGDGQPSLDQTIAAFGAPGLISANPYASAGFPPAFAIPQGVHGTLTPLALPTAAAAAAASRLGIHGLGIPGNAVLLVSNLSPERVTPQCLFILFGVYGDVHRVKILFNKKENALVQMADGNQAQLAMSHLNGQRLHGKPLRITLSKHQTVQLPKEGQEDQGLTKDYTNSPLHRFKKPGSKNFQNIFPPSATLHLSNIPPSVSEEDIKQLFSQDGCTVKGFKFFQKDRKMALIQMSSVEEAIESLIELHNHDMGENHHLRVSFSKSTI
- the PTBP1 gene encoding polypyrimidine tract-binding protein 1 isoform X2; translated protein: MKIISIGIVQDITVGTKRGSDELFSCVTNGPFIMSSSASAANGNDSKKFKGDNRSVGVGSKVIHIRKLPGDVTEAEVIALGLPFGKVTNLLMLKGKNQAFIEMNTEEAANTMVNYFATVTPVLRSQPIYIQFSNHKELKTDNSPNQARAQAALLAVNSVQSTGLALPAAATAVDAGMAVSGQSPVLRIIVENLFYPVTLDVLHQIFSKFGTVLKIITFTKNNQFQALLQYSDPVSAQHAKLSLDGQNIYNACCTLRIDFSKLTSLNVKYNNDKSRDYTRPDLPSGDGQPSLDQTIAAFGAPGLISANPYASAGFPPAFAIPQGVHGTLTPLALPTAAAAAAASRLGIHGLGIPGNAVLLVSNLSPERVTPQCLFILFGVYGDVHRVKILFNKKENALVQMADGNQAQLAMSHLNGQRLHGKPLRITLSKHQTVQLPKEGQEDQGLTKDYTNSPLHRFKKPGSKNFQNIFPPSATLHLSNIPPSVSEEDIKQLFSQDGCTVKGFKFFQKDRKMALIQMSSVEEAIESLIELHNHDMGENHHLRVSFSKSTI
- the PTBP1 gene encoding polypyrimidine tract-binding protein 1 isoform X4, whose product is MSSSASAANGNDSKKFKGDNRSVGVGSKVIHIRKLPGDVTEAEVIALGLPFGKVTNLLMLKGKNQAFIEMNTEEAANTMVNYFATVTPVLRSQPIYIQFSNHKELKTDNSPNQARAQAALLAVNSVQSTGLALPAAATAVDAGMAVSGQSPVLRIIVENLFYPVTLDVLHQIFSKFGTVLKIITFTKNNQFQALLQYSDPVSAQHAKLSLDGQNIYNACCTLRIDFSKLTSLNVKYNNDKSRDYTRPDLPSGDGQPSLDQTIAAFGAPGLISANPYASAGFPPAFAIPQGVHGTLTPLALPTAAAAAAASRLGIHGLGIPGNAVLLVSNLSPERVTPQCLFILFGVYGDVHRVKILFNKKENALVQMADGNQAQLAMSHLNGQRLHGKPLRITLSKHQTVQLPKEGQEDQGLTKDYTNSPLHRFKKPGSKNFQNIFPPSATLHLSNIPPSVSEEDIKQLFSQDGCTVKGFKFFQKDRKMALIQMSSVEEAIESLIELHNHDMGENHHLRVSFSKSTI
- the PTBP1 gene encoding polypyrimidine tract-binding protein 1 isoform X1, which translates into the protein MWVKNPISILLCNTEGIVQDITVGTKRGSDELFSCVTNGPFIMSSSASAANGNDSKKFKGDNRSVGVGSKVIHIRKLPGDVTEAEVIALGLPFGKVTNLLMLKGKNQAFIEMNTEEAANTMVNYFATVTPVLRSQPIYIQFSNHKELKTDNSPNQARAQAALLAVNSVQSTGLALPAAATAVDAGMAVSGQSPVLRIIVENLFYPVTLDVLHQIFSKFGTVLKIITFTKNNQFQALLQYSDPVSAQHAKLSLDGQNIYNACCTLRIDFSKLTSLNVKYNNDKSRDYTRPDLPSGDGQPSLDQTIAAFGAPGLISANPYASAGFPPAFAIPQGVHGTLTPLALPTAAAAAAASRLGIHGLGIPGNAVLLVSNLSPERVTPQCLFILFGVYGDVHRVKILFNKKENALVQMADGNQAQLAMSHLNGQRLHGKPLRITLSKHQTVQLPKEGQEDQGLTKDYTNSPLHRFKKPGSKNFQNIFPPSATLHLSNIPPSVSEEDIKQLFSQDGCTVKGFKFFQKDRKMALIQMSSVEEAIESLIELHNHDMGENHHLRVSFSKSTI